The following proteins come from a genomic window of Henningerozyma blattae CBS 6284 chromosome 4, complete genome:
- the AIP5 gene encoding Aip5p (similar to Saccharomyces cerevisiae YFR016C; ancestral locus Anc_1.377), with the protein MRKIETFLKEIPMRGLPISNSNVPLEEASASASTNDVVSVEAPDDTLEMSSDTIELNTTTLESSITTGTPEPPVTITNSSNKTNIESKATTMDPSIDDIKSKIIPETPSSIATPTASVGSKTAPEELSMDISSVESNNVTIASDVATMGSTIELSSLESKIASVKSNDEIVETPIASINGDVKLKSIPVETPISTTSVESIPVTAESPIATAEPTAATTSFETNKKKSSTIESRIKPPEGIESSSDDVTNCKITESSITDTKTDPLVAIAESSSNDKETPSSVVETPSTITSDADVVKSTTISNTDTMEDPVMMESTTNTSNNSVEKKKKKKSKNKKKKNKGKGKAKDKDKDKDKNAGVDSIAQKNIDLDSIMDGIEEYLGEIDGATTVADVNTSTGANGEASPDANGEASPDANAIAIDTGATIDETQDETTIVDSQPDILPTNESSAVEPLPEKEPVEPEVEPAQPETEPPQSQEAIDPPTMEPAETPNTNLDTPLNAEPPLSIGRKTTEANEANEANQVNQVNKIDKIDKIDKIDKIDPEKPLSSGTVDSHNDTASGNSPDTNSTAIDQTGNRSDSNRNAASETGTVSDVIPTQPEPVPEIVTETATETATETATAPGNDAAENVPPQPKTAIARIYDETEALLRELELAGGFDSADAVGTIATAETPLQKTPRTEAAAARPAETPPHTEGRAAAQSSVLVYTSLAGGGFHMMPRTNRLATILSANRIAHEFRDLGTDTAARRTWRRVARGRELPAVVYGVGNNDGNVLFVDEVVLGWEQVEQANEDGTLRELLGGM; encoded by the coding sequence atgagaaAAATAGAAACTTTTCTAAAAGAAATTCCAATGCGAGGCCTCCCTAtatctaattctaatgtACCTTTGGAAGAGGCGAGTGCCAGCGCCAGTACGAATGATGTTGTCTCTGTGGAAGCACCAGATGACACTCTAGAAATGTCAAGTGATACTATAGAATTAAATACTACTACTTTAGAATCATCAATTACTACTGGTACTCCAGAACCACCAGTTACTATTACCAACTCATCAAACAAAACCAATATTGAATCAAAAGCTACAACCATGGACCCATCAATTGATGatataaaatcaaaaattattcctGAAACCCCATCATCAATTGCCACTCCCACTGCTTCTGTTGGATCCAAAACTGCTCCTGAAGAATTATCAATGGATATTTCTTCTGTGGAATCTAATAATGTCACTATAGCATCAGATGTGGCCACTATGGGATCCACGATTGAACTTTCATCACTTGAATCGAAGATTGCTAGTGTGAAATCAAACGATGAGATTGTAGAGACACCAATTGCATCGATCAATGGTGatgttaaattaaaatccaTTCCTGTGGAAACACCAATTTCAACTACATCTGTTGAATCTATACCTGTTACTGCCGAATCACCAATTGCCACTGCCGAACCAACCGCCGCAACTACTTCTTTTGAAActaacaagaaaaaatccTCTACTATTGAATCTCGTATCAAACCACCAGAAGGTATTGAAAGTTCTTCCGATGATGTTACCAACTGCAAGATCACTGAATCATCTATTACAGATACTAAAACGGACCCCCTCGTTGCCATTGCCGAGTCATCATCAAATGACAAAGAAACTCCTTCCAGTGTAGTAGAAACACCAAGTACAATTACAAGTGATGCTGATGTTGTCAAATCAACTACCATATCAAACACCGATACAATGGAAGATCCCGTTATGATGGAGTCTACCACCAATACAAGTAATAACTCCGTtgagaagaaaaagaaaaaaaagagtaaaaacaagaagaaaaagaacaaGGGCAAAGGTAAGGCCAAGGACAAGGACAAGGACAAGGACAAGAATGCTGGTGTTGATAGTATTGCCCAAAAGAACATTGATTTGGATTCCATCATGGATGGGATAGAGGAGTATTTAGGTGAGATTGATGGTGCCACTACTGTTGCAGATGTAAACACAAGCACAGGGGCGAATGGAGAAGCAAGCCCAGACGCGAATGGAGAAGCAAGCCCAGACGCCAATGCAATTGCAATCGATACTGGGGCAACGATTGATGAGACCCAAGATGAGACTACTATTGTTGATTCACAACCTGATATCCTGCCAACTAATGAATCATCAGCTGTGGAGCCATTGCCTGAGAAAGAGCCAGTAGAACCCGAAGTGGAGCCAGCACAGCCCGAGACAGAGCCACCACAATCACAAGAAGCAATCGACCCACCCACAATGGAGCCTGCAGAAACACCTAACACAAACCTGGACACACCCCTAAACGCAGAGCCGCCCCTATCTATCGGCCGCAAGACAACCGAAGCAAACGAAGCAAACGAAGCAAACCAAGTAAACCAAGTAAacaaaattgataaaattgataaaattgataaaattgataaaatcGACCCGGAAAAACCATTGTCTAGCGGGACTGTAGACTCACACAATGATACCGCATCAGGAAACAGCCCAGACACAAACAGCACCGCAATCGACCAAACGGGAAACAGATCTGACTCAAACAGGAATGCTGCGAGCGAAACGGGAACCGTGTCTGACGTAATACCCACCCAGCCCGAACCCGTTCCGGAAATAGTCACAGAAACAGCTACAGAAACAGCCACAGAAACAGCCACAGCCCCCGGCAATGACGCAGCCGAGAATGTTCCGCCCCAGCCCAAAACGGCCATTGCCCGGATCTACGACGAGACCGAGGCTCTTCTACGCGAGCTTGAACTGGCAGGCGGGTTTGACAGCGCCGACGCGGTGGGGACTATTGCCACTGCAGAGACCCCGCTCCAAAAGACCCCGCGCACAGAAGCTGCCGCAGCACGTCCCGCAGAGACCCCACCACACACAGAAGGCCGCGCAGCCGCACAGTCCTCCGTGCTCGTCTACACATCGCTGGCTGGCGGTGGGTTCCACATGATGCCCCGTACAAACCGGCTGGCGACGATCCTAAGTGCGAACCGAATCGCTCACGAGTTCCGCGACTTGGGCACAGACACGGCCGCACGGCGCACGTGGCGGCGCGTGGCTCGTGGCCGTGAGTTGCCGGCAGTGGTGTACGGCGTGGGAAATAATGATGGTaatgtattatttgtagaCGAAGTGGTTCTCGGGTGGGAGCAAGTAGAACAAGCCAACGAGGACGGCACGCTGCGGGAATTGCTGGGCGGGATGTAA